The Syntrophorhabdaceae bacterium genome includes a region encoding these proteins:
- a CDS encoding Maf family protein, with protein sequence MSVYDTIVIKRLLVFQVRDGDAIILASESVRRVDILRTLGVPFSIVPPDIDETRRVEETPKDYVLRISYDKAHKVGSHFPDKWVIGADTVVVYKNKILGKPRNEKDALAMLKTLSGRWHRVITGFCVLNMSRSVAYRDVVETRVFMRDMLDHEIMRYIGTSEPLDKAGSYAVQGRAGYMVKEIKGSYSNVVGLPICEVAEVLLSLGVLS encoded by the coding sequence GTGAGTGTCTATGATACAATAGTGATAAAGAGGTTACTCGTGTTTCAGGTACGGGATGGAGATGCAATAATACTGGCAAGCGAATCGGTGAGAAGGGTCGATATTCTCCGAACCCTCGGGGTGCCCTTCTCGATTGTCCCGCCCGATATCGACGAGACGAGAAGAGTCGAAGAGACGCCCAAGGATTATGTGCTCAGAATATCCTATGATAAGGCGCACAAGGTGGGAAGTCATTTTCCGGACAAGTGGGTCATCGGGGCAGACACGGTTGTGGTATACAAGAACAAGATACTGGGCAAGCCGCGCAACGAAAAGGACGCCCTTGCTATGCTCAAAACGTTAAGCGGGAGATGGCACCGGGTGATAACCGGTTTTTGCGTGCTCAACATGTCGCGTAGCGTTGCTTACCGGGATGTGGTGGAAACAAGGGTATTCATGAGAGACATGCTCGACCATGAAATCATGCGATACATCGGAACCTCCGAGCCCCTTGATAAAGCGGGCTCGTATGCGGTGCAGGGTAGAGCGGGATATATGGTGAAGGAGATAAAGGGTTCCTACAGCAACGTCGTCGGCCTTCCCATTTGTGAGGTGGCGGAAGTCCTTCTCTCGTTAGGCGTCCTGTCGTGA
- a CDS encoding YggS family pyridoxal phosphate-dependent enzyme, producing MADSIRAVRERIDRACTKAGRNAGQVRLVAVTKTVGIEGIEQAIRCGLVDFGENYVQEAKEKISRIGREGIRWHMIGHVQTNKAKYIPQFFDYVHSVDRWELLAALERYGKPMKVLFELNLAQEATKHGTDEDGLRAMLEKVFSLKHVKPVGLMTMAPYSDDPETVRGLFATLRKMLEKMNREFALAMNELSMGMSSDFEVAVEEGATMVRVGTAIFGERT from the coding sequence ATGGCGGATTCCATCAGGGCCGTCCGAGAGCGGATTGACAGGGCCTGTACAAAGGCGGGCAGAAACGCTGGCCAGGTTAGATTGGTTGCCGTAACCAAGACCGTTGGAATCGAAGGCATCGAACAGGCCATACGATGCGGGCTCGTAGATTTCGGCGAGAATTATGTGCAGGAGGCAAAAGAAAAGATCTCTCGCATAGGCCGCGAGGGAATACGGTGGCATATGATAGGACACGTGCAGACGAACAAGGCGAAGTACATACCCCAATTTTTCGATTATGTTCACTCCGTGGACCGATGGGAATTGCTCGCCGCGCTCGAAAGATACGGCAAACCCATGAAGGTTCTCTTTGAGCTGAATCTGGCACAGGAGGCGACCAAACATGGTACGGATGAGGACGGGTTGAGAGCTATGCTGGAAAAGGTTTTTTCCCTGAAGCACGTCAAGCCTGTGGGGCTCATGACCATGGCGCCTTACTCAGACGATCCGGAAACGGTGAGGGGCCTCTTCGCGACTTTACGGAAGATGCTCGAAAAGATGAACAGGGAATTTGCGCTTGCTATGAATGAGCTTTCCATGGGCATGTCTTCGGATTTCGAAGTGGCCGTGGAGGAGGGAGCAACCATGGTGCGTGTAGGCACAGCGATATTTGGAGAGAGGACATGA
- the argH gene encoding argininosuccinate lyase: protein MKPWGGRFKGKTNPLFEAFSASIDVDRALYRQDIEGSKVHAEMLEKIGMLTGREKNSIVKGLNEIRKEIETGVFHFDQAREDIHMHIEARLIEKIGDAAKKLHTGRSRNDQVSLDMRLYLKEELANIDKVLLKLLISLVRKAEKEKGVIMPGYTHMQKAQAVPFTHYIMAYYYMFKRDRARLNEAAARIDVLPLGSGALAGSTIPLDRDFVRKKLGFAGVSENSMDTVADRDFVLDALYTAAMVMLHLSRLSEDLILFATEEFSFVALPDELCTGSSLMPHKKNPDALELIRGKTSRVIGDLMSLFSLLKGLPMTYNRDLQEDKEPLFHAVRTIKDAVSIMTLCIDGMTLMKENMRRAAEAGFMPAVEMAEYLTTKGVPFRQAHAIVGKIVSVCETKGKTLAQLSIKELKKHSAAFDTDVFSYMDVANALNKRRTKGAASFKEAARQINEEKSYLNM from the coding sequence ATGAAGCCCTGGGGCGGGAGATTTAAAGGCAAGACCAATCCGCTGTTCGAGGCCTTCAGTGCATCGATCGATGTGGACAGGGCGCTCTACCGGCAAGATATAGAGGGGAGTAAAGTCCATGCCGAGATGCTCGAAAAGATCGGCATGCTGACAGGGCGGGAGAAGAATAGTATCGTGAAGGGTTTAAACGAAATACGAAAAGAGATCGAGACGGGGGTATTTCATTTCGATCAGGCCCGTGAAGACATCCATATGCACATAGAGGCGAGGCTGATAGAGAAAATAGGCGACGCCGCCAAAAAGCTCCACACGGGCAGGAGCAGGAACGATCAGGTTTCTCTGGATATGAGGCTCTATCTTAAAGAAGAGCTCGCGAACATCGATAAAGTACTTCTCAAGCTGCTTATCAGTCTCGTGAGGAAAGCGGAGAAGGAGAAGGGTGTCATCATGCCGGGTTATACGCATATGCAGAAGGCCCAGGCGGTCCCCTTTACCCATTATATCATGGCCTACTATTACATGTTTAAGCGAGACAGGGCGCGCCTTAACGAGGCAGCCGCGCGCATTGATGTGCTCCCCTTGGGAAGCGGTGCGCTAGCCGGTTCCACCATACCGCTCGATCGGGATTTCGTCAGGAAGAAACTTGGCTTTGCAGGGGTTTCAGAGAACAGCATGGATACAGTGGCCGACAGGGACTTTGTGCTCGACGCCCTCTATACGGCCGCCATGGTCATGCTCCATTTGAGCAGGCTCTCCGAAGACCTGATTCTCTTTGCCACGGAAGAGTTCTCCTTTGTGGCGCTGCCTGATGAACTCTGCACAGGCTCGAGCCTCATGCCACATAAGAAGAACCCCGACGCCCTCGAATTGATTCGGGGCAAAACGTCGCGTGTGATCGGCGACCTCATGAGTCTGTTCTCGCTCCTCAAAGGGCTCCCTATGACCTATAACAGGGATCTCCAGGAGGACAAGGAACCGTTGTTCCACGCAGTGCGTACCATCAAAGATGCCGTGTCGATCATGACACTCTGTATTGACGGTATGACGCTCATGAAAGAGAACATGAGAAGAGCCGCAGAGGCAGGCTTCATGCCGGCTGTGGAGATGGCCGAATACTTGACCACCAAAGGCGTGCCCTTTCGCCAGGCGCACGCTATTGTGGGGAAGATTGTGAGTGTGTGCGAGACAAAAGGAAAAACGTTAGCGCAATTGTCTATAAAGGAGTTGAAAAAACATTCGGCGGCTTTTGATACGGATGTCTTTTCATACATGGACGTGGCTAATGCGTTAAATAAAAGAAGGACCAAAGGGGCCGCTTCCTTCAAAGAGGCGGCAAGGCAGATCAATGAAGAGAAATCCTATCTTAATATGTAG
- the lysA gene encoding diaminopimelate decarboxylase, whose amino-acid sequence MNYFEYRNEELYCEGVPVRQIARAVGTPLYIYSHKTFERHFTVFDRAFEDVPHLVCYSCKANANGALLRTVARLGGGVDIVSGGELYKALKAGIPHNRIVFSGVGKTEEELKDAIRADIRMINIESEGELDLLKKLARRMKKTVPVSVRVNPEIDPKTHPYITTGLKKNKFGVLWAEARRLYGEISREKYLSPVGISSHIGSQIVELNPFMEAVMSLKSMAKELENMDIAISMLDIGGGLGITYKDELPPHPEEYAKVVAREIKGTGLTLVLEPGRVVVGNSAIFVTKVLYVKQSPEKTFYIVDGAMNDLVRPSLYNAYHEIKPVKQDKGGVIQVDLVGPICESGDFFAKDREMAELKADDLLAIFGAGAYGYSMSSNYNARRRAAEVLVRDEEFFVVRKRETFKDLVKGESVPEFLEE is encoded by the coding sequence ATGAACTATTTCGAGTATCGGAACGAAGAACTGTACTGCGAAGGCGTCCCCGTTCGCCAGATCGCGCGGGCTGTGGGGACACCTCTGTACATATACAGCCACAAGACCTTTGAAAGGCATTTCACGGTTTTCGACAGGGCCTTTGAGGACGTGCCCCATCTTGTCTGTTATTCATGCAAGGCCAACGCGAACGGCGCGCTCCTGAGAACCGTGGCCCGTCTCGGCGGCGGTGTAGATATCGTGTCCGGTGGAGAGCTGTATAAGGCGCTTAAGGCAGGCATTCCCCACAACAGGATCGTTTTCTCCGGTGTGGGCAAAACCGAAGAGGAACTAAAAGATGCCATCAGGGCAGATATTCGTATGATCAATATCGAGTCCGAGGGTGAACTGGACCTCTTGAAGAAACTCGCCCGGCGTATGAAAAAGACTGTGCCCGTCTCGGTCAGGGTTAACCCGGAGATAGACCCGAAGACCCATCCGTACATCACGACAGGCCTCAAAAAGAATAAATTCGGCGTGCTGTGGGCCGAGGCCCGAAGGCTCTACGGAGAGATCTCGCGGGAAAAATACCTCTCTCCTGTTGGCATATCATCGCATATCGGTTCCCAGATAGTGGAGCTTAATCCGTTTATGGAGGCGGTAATGTCGTTGAAATCCATGGCCAAAGAACTCGAGAACATGGATATAGCGATTTCCATGCTCGATATCGGGGGCGGCCTCGGGATTACTTATAAGGACGAGCTACCGCCGCACCCCGAAGAATATGCGAAAGTCGTCGCGCGTGAAATCAAGGGCACGGGGCTCACGCTCGTTTTGGAGCCGGGCCGAGTAGTTGTAGGGAACAGCGCAATATTCGTGACCAAAGTTCTCTATGTGAAGCAGTCGCCGGAAAAGACTTTCTATATTGTGGACGGGGCCATGAATGATCTCGTGAGACCGTCACTCTATAATGCGTATCACGAGATCAAACCGGTGAAGCAGGATAAAGGTGGCGTTATACAGGTGGACCTTGTGGGCCCGATCTGCGAATCCGGTGATTTTTTTGCGAAGGATAGGGAGATGGCGGAGCTGAAAGCGGACGATCTCCTTGCGATTTTTGGCGCCGGCGCCTATGGTTATTCCATGTCATCAAACTATAACGCGCGCAGGAGGGCGGCAGAGGTGTTAGTAAGAGACGAAGAGTTCTTTGTGGTGCGTAAGAGAGAAACCTTCAAAGACCTCGTCAAAGGGGAATCTGTCCCGGAATTTCTGGAGGAATGA
- the dapF gene encoding diaminopimelate epimerase, which yields MTNVIELEFSKMSASGNDFIVIDNRTGRVNKRFQDLSEFAKKVCRVHHSVGADGVILIENSREQDFSWRFFNADGSEAEMCGNGGRCAARFAYTNGIAKEKMAFETIAGVIRAEVHGAKIKLQLTKPTELKLDYPVCLEDKELFVSSVNTGVPHAALLVSDIDHVPVEELGRMIRYHKIFGEKGTNVNFVEVKDKKNVKVRTYERGVEGETLACGTGAVASAVILMEKGLVKNPVNIHTRGGEVLKIYMDNDVYLEGDAKMIYVGNLHEEALL from the coding sequence ATGACGAACGTGATAGAGCTCGAATTTTCAAAAATGAGTGCCAGTGGCAATGACTTCATTGTTATCGATAACCGTACTGGCAGGGTGAATAAGCGATTTCAGGATCTGAGCGAATTCGCAAAAAAGGTGTGCAGGGTACATCATTCGGTTGGTGCTGATGGCGTTATCCTCATCGAGAATTCCAGGGAACAGGATTTCTCCTGGAGGTTTTTCAATGCCGACGGTTCTGAAGCTGAGATGTGCGGAAATGGCGGCAGGTGCGCCGCGCGCTTCGCATACACGAACGGCATCGCAAAAGAAAAAATGGCCTTTGAAACGATCGCCGGCGTCATCAGAGCGGAGGTGCACGGCGCGAAAATCAAACTACAGTTGACAAAGCCTACGGAACTGAAGCTCGACTATCCCGTTTGTCTCGAAGACAAAGAACTTTTCGTGAGCAGCGTAAATACCGGGGTCCCTCATGCGGCCCTGCTCGTGTCGGATATCGACCATGTTCCCGTGGAAGAACTGGGAAGGATGATTCGCTATCACAAGATCTTCGGCGAAAAAGGGACCAATGTGAATTTCGTTGAAGTGAAAGACAAGAAGAACGTGAAGGTGCGGACCTACGAGAGGGGTGTCGAGGGCGAGACGCTCGCCTGTGGCACCGGCGCGGTCGCATCCGCTGTTATTCTCATGGAAAAGGGACTGGTCAAGAACCCCGTGAATATCCACACACGTGGCGGAGAGGTGCTTAAGATATATATGGATAACGATGTGTACCTCGAAGGTGATGCAAAAATGATCTATGTGGGAAACCTTCACGAGGAGGCGTTGTTATGA
- the dapA gene encoding 4-hydroxy-tetrahydrodipicolinate synthase, whose amino-acid sequence MKRRYDMYLRGILTALVTPFRNGSLDEKALKNLIEFQLKGGVDGLVPCGSTGEAPTLSYEEHERVVDLTIKYVKGRVPVVAGTGSNSTQEAIELTKGAKKLGANFCLLTTPYYNKPTQEGLYQHFRAIAEAVDIPQILYNIPGRTGINMTPETIFRLSKIPGIVGIKEAAGSLAQVSDIYRLTKGRFTILSGDDNIFLPMMSVGATGVISVLSNIMPKDMQALYRAFLIEKNITKAMDIHTRLMPLFQAMFIETNPIPIKEAMAYMGMIKKEFRLPLCPLSGANSKFLKELLNEYKLLKKK is encoded by the coding sequence ATGAAAAGGAGATACGACATGTATTTGAGAGGTATTCTTACGGCGCTGGTTACACCTTTCAGGAATGGGAGCCTTGACGAGAAGGCACTCAAGAACCTCATAGAATTTCAGCTCAAAGGAGGAGTGGACGGGCTTGTACCGTGCGGCAGCACCGGCGAAGCCCCGACCCTTTCCTACGAGGAGCACGAAAGGGTTGTGGATCTGACGATAAAGTACGTAAAAGGCAGAGTGCCGGTTGTTGCGGGCACAGGGTCGAACAGCACTCAGGAAGCGATCGAACTCACAAAGGGAGCGAAAAAGCTCGGCGCCAACTTTTGCCTCCTCACCACGCCCTACTATAATAAGCCCACGCAGGAGGGGCTCTATCAGCACTTCAGGGCCATCGCCGAGGCAGTCGACATTCCCCAGATTCTCTATAACATACCCGGTCGCACGGGCATTAACATGACGCCGGAAACAATCTTCAGGCTTTCTAAGATACCCGGAATTGTTGGCATCAAGGAGGCGGCGGGCTCGCTCGCACAGGTTTCCGACATATACAGGCTTACCAAGGGAAGATTCACCATACTTTCCGGGGACGACAACATCTTTCTCCCCATGATGAGCGTCGGCGCTACGGGCGTCATATCGGTCCTTTCCAATATCATGCCCAAAGATATGCAGGCTCTGTACAGAGCCTTCCTGATCGAAAAGAATATCACGAAGGCCATGGATATCCATACACGCCTTATGCCTCTTTTCCAGGCCATGTTCATCGAAACCAATCCCATACCCATAAAAGAGGCGATGGCGTACATGGGCATGATAAAAAAGGAATTCCGTCTCCCGCTGTGCCCTTTATCGGGTGCGAACAGCAAATTTCTCAAAGAATTGCTGAACGAGTACAAACTGCTGAAAAAAAAGTAA